One Hydrogenophaga crassostreae genomic region harbors:
- a CDS encoding aminopeptidase P N-terminal domain-containing protein, with amino-acid sequence MDNKNPHFIYAQRRARLAAQLGAGGIAIVPTAPGQQRNRDSDFLFRHDSYFYYLTGFTEPNAWLVLTAEGESTLFCNPKDAEREVWDGLRLGPEAAPGALGVTAALSSTELDTRLPKLLENRSAVWYPFATHQGLAGRVNEWLQPVRARVRFGAMCPEQQRDLCGPLDEMRLIKDEHEQDIMRRAAQISAKAHIRAMQRSASMLRAGQDVREYHLDAELLHEFRQQGSQYPAYGSIVAAGANACILHYRADAAPIRDGELVLIDAGCELDGYASDITRTFPANGKFSGPQRTLYDLVLASQEAAVAATKAGARFNDPHDATVAVLAQGMLDIGLLDKNKVGNAQDVIANRSYFPFYMHRTGHWLGMDVHDCGSYIEPSELGQVKERKDALSGETIKDRPSRILKAGMVLTIEPGLYVRPTDGVPEQFWNIGIRIEDDAIVTETGCELISRGVPVTADEIEALMRD; translated from the coding sequence ATGGACAACAAGAACCCCCACTTCATCTACGCCCAGCGCCGCGCGCGCCTCGCAGCCCAACTCGGCGCCGGCGGCATCGCCATCGTGCCCACTGCGCCCGGACAACAGCGCAACCGAGACAGCGATTTCCTGTTTCGCCACGACAGCTACTTCTATTACCTGACCGGCTTCACCGAGCCCAACGCCTGGCTGGTGCTCACGGCCGAAGGCGAAAGCACGCTGTTTTGCAACCCCAAAGACGCCGAGCGCGAAGTCTGGGACGGGCTGCGCCTCGGCCCCGAAGCCGCGCCTGGCGCGCTGGGCGTGACCGCTGCACTCTCCAGCACCGAGCTCGACACCCGCCTGCCCAAACTGCTGGAGAACCGCAGCGCGGTCTGGTACCCGTTTGCGACCCACCAAGGCTTGGCCGGACGGGTCAACGAATGGCTGCAACCGGTGCGCGCGCGGGTGCGCTTCGGCGCCATGTGCCCGGAGCAGCAGCGCGACCTCTGCGGACCACTCGATGAGATGCGCCTGATCAAGGACGAGCACGAACAAGACATCATGCGCCGCGCCGCGCAGATCAGTGCCAAGGCCCATATCCGGGCCATGCAGCGCAGTGCCAGCATGCTGCGCGCCGGGCAGGATGTGCGCGAGTACCACCTCGACGCAGAGCTGCTGCACGAATTCCGCCAACAAGGCTCGCAATACCCCGCCTACGGCAGCATCGTCGCCGCCGGCGCCAACGCCTGCATCCTGCATTACCGCGCCGATGCCGCACCGATCCGAGATGGCGAACTGGTGTTGATCGACGCCGGCTGCGAGCTCGACGGTTACGCCAGCGACATCACCCGCACCTTCCCCGCCAACGGCAAGTTCAGCGGCCCGCAGCGCACGCTGTACGACCTGGTCCTCGCTTCGCAAGAGGCCGCGGTGGCCGCGACCAAGGCCGGCGCCCGATTCAACGATCCGCACGACGCCACCGTCGCCGTGCTCGCGCAAGGCATGCTCGACATCGGCCTGCTCGACAAAAACAAGGTCGGCAACGCGCAGGACGTGATCGCCAACCGCAGCTATTTCCCCTTCTACATGCACCGCACCGGCCACTGGCTGGGGATGGACGTGCACGACTGCGGCAGCTACATCGAACCCAGCGAACTCGGTCAGGTGAAGGAGCGCAAAGATGCGTTGTCGGGCGAAACCATCAAGGACCGCCCGAGCCGCATTCTGAAAGCCGGGATGGTGCTCACCATTGAGCCCGGTCTGTATGTGCGTCCCACCGATGGCGTTCCAGAGCAATTCTGGAACATCGGCATCCGCATTGAAGACGACGCCATCGTGACCGAGACCGGCTGCGAACTCATCAGCCGCGGTGTACCGGTGACGGCCGATGAGATCGAAGCGTTGATGCGTGATTGA
- a CDS encoding cytochrome-c peroxidase codes for MKTMPAIWSGVMATVLTGLTACALDSGISPALQSVKASQAPVEEPLDEVLVGEFLFKDPRLSASGQMACVTCHAEEFGHADIPGTFLPVGGAALNQMGKRSSPTVRYLNTNPPFRLDTQGNAWGGFTWDGRADSRHDQAKDPFFEHAEMALEGSPEKPQALLKLVRSADYYPKIKAWYSADDLNKDGVLFQRVLQALAVYQRDDDDYNLFDSRFDQALTGVVSLTPLEKRGLAIFNNPDQGNCMACHTSQSAEHKPAFTDFGFRALGVPMNAMASNVLSDVTDHDLGLCRSGRKLPSGTAADRYCGQFKTPTLRNVERSAPYFHNGALVTLEEAVWFHFTRDTDPARWYGAGSPRYNDLPAKFHANVVQGKPFDGSWQPTGEDMGAMLAFLKTLNDADQKQPLHTAVR; via the coding sequence ATGAAAACAATGCCTGCCATCTGGTCTGGTGTGATGGCCACCGTGCTGACGGGTTTGACCGCCTGCGCCCTGGATTCCGGCATTTCCCCCGCGCTGCAGTCGGTCAAGGCATCTCAGGCGCCTGTTGAAGAGCCTCTGGATGAAGTGCTGGTGGGCGAATTCCTGTTCAAGGATCCCCGCCTGTCTGCCAGCGGTCAGATGGCGTGTGTGACTTGCCACGCGGAAGAGTTCGGTCATGCCGATATACCTGGCACTTTTTTGCCCGTCGGGGGGGCAGCCCTGAACCAGATGGGCAAACGCTCGAGCCCGACCGTGCGCTATCTCAACACCAATCCGCCGTTTCGTCTGGATACCCAGGGCAACGCCTGGGGCGGCTTCACCTGGGACGGTCGCGCGGACAGCCGTCATGATCAGGCCAAAGATCCGTTTTTCGAGCACGCCGAGATGGCGCTCGAAGGCTCGCCCGAAAAGCCGCAGGCGCTGCTGAAACTGGTGCGTTCTGCGGACTATTACCCCAAAATCAAGGCTTGGTATTCAGCCGATGACCTGAACAAGGACGGCGTCTTGTTTCAGCGGGTGCTTCAAGCGCTGGCGGTTTACCAGCGCGATGACGACGACTACAACCTGTTCGACAGCCGCTTCGACCAAGCCCTGACAGGCGTGGTCTCTTTGACGCCGCTGGAAAAGCGCGGTCTGGCCATCTTCAACAATCCCGACCAGGGCAATTGCATGGCCTGCCACACCAGCCAGTCTGCCGAGCACAAGCCGGCCTTCACCGACTTCGGATTCCGCGCCCTGGGCGTGCCCATGAATGCCATGGCCAGCAACGTCCTGAGCGATGTCACCGACCATGATCTGGGTTTGTGCCGCAGCGGGCGCAAGCTGCCGTCAGGGACCGCTGCGGACCGTTACTGTGGGCAGTTCAAGACGCCCACACTGCGCAACGTCGAACGCAGTGCCCCCTACTTTCACAACGGTGCTCTGGTTACGCTGGAAGAAGCGGTGTGGTTTCACTTCACCCGCGATACCGACCCGGCCCGCTGGTATGGAGCTGGCAGCCCGCGTTACAACGACCTGCCTGCGAAGTTCCATGCCAATGTGGTGCAGGGAAAACCGTTTGATGGCAGCTGGCAACCGACCGGGGAAGACATGGGCGCGATGCTGGCTTTTCTGAAAACGCTCAATGACGCGGATCAGAAACAGCCCCTGCACACCGCAGTGCGCTGA
- a CDS encoding DUF6394 family protein has protein sequence MSTERVLFAFVIVLALTLNVGFIAGDINDINHHNVYELFAALVVSLIATVMKFGDRSPLGSSMLATSLVADLQLIAAAAAWGFYASGGAALTMHQGATVVSLSIGAAVANVVSVVLLIIEMANLRR, from the coding sequence ATGAGCACCGAACGCGTTCTGTTTGCCTTTGTCATCGTGCTGGCGTTGACGCTCAACGTCGGCTTCATCGCGGGCGACATCAACGACATCAACCACCACAACGTCTACGAGCTTTTTGCGGCTCTGGTGGTGAGTCTGATCGCCACCGTGATGAAGTTTGGTGACCGTTCACCGTTGGGATCCAGCATGCTGGCCACCAGCCTGGTGGCCGATTTGCAGCTCATCGCAGCAGCCGCAGCCTGGGGGTTTTATGCATCAGGCGGCGCCGCGCTGACGATGCACCAGGGCGCTACCGTGGTGTCGCTGTCGATTGGCGCAGCTGTGGCCAATGTGGTCTCGGTGGTGTTGCTCATCATCGAGATGGCCAACCTGCGTCGATGA